In Streptomyces sp. P3, one DNA window encodes the following:
- a CDS encoding MoxR family ATPase, with the protein MTESSEWLIYRGAGEPHDGIERLPDPPPWRDFTSRDAAGSGDGSQDRRLGAHRHLAELHRPGAEELEMINAALYLRRPLLVTGSPGAGKSTLAHSVAYELGLGGVLRWSIVSRSALQDGLYHYDAIARLQDVQIAAQGGFGSAAGSPGAVEGIGSYIRLGPLGTALLPSDTPRVLLIDELDKSDIDLPNDLLNVLEEGEFAIPELERIADRLPDGEAEVLTADGVKVRVRDGRVRCRAFPFVVLTSNGERDFPAPLMRRCIHLELGRPDHNRLATFVRAHLGDEAARAGDDLITRFLERSRSELLAADQLLNAIYLTDAAAPPSRDRLADLLIQRLDRPR; encoded by the coding sequence ATGACCGAATCCAGTGAGTGGCTCATCTACCGAGGCGCCGGCGAACCGCACGACGGAATCGAGCGGCTGCCCGACCCTCCCCCGTGGCGGGACTTCACCAGCCGGGACGCGGCGGGGTCGGGCGACGGCTCCCAGGACCGCAGGCTCGGCGCGCACCGGCATCTGGCGGAACTGCACCGTCCGGGCGCCGAGGAGCTGGAGATGATCAACGCGGCGCTGTATCTGCGCCGTCCGCTGCTCGTCACGGGCAGTCCCGGCGCGGGCAAGAGCACCCTGGCCCACTCGGTGGCGTACGAACTCGGCCTCGGCGGCGTGCTGCGCTGGTCCATCGTCAGCCGGTCCGCACTGCAGGACGGGCTCTACCACTACGACGCCATCGCCCGGCTCCAGGACGTGCAGATCGCCGCCCAGGGCGGGTTCGGGTCGGCGGCCGGCTCGCCGGGGGCGGTCGAGGGCATCGGCAGCTACATCCGGCTGGGGCCGCTCGGCACCGCCCTGCTGCCCTCCGACACGCCGCGCGTGCTGCTCATCGACGAACTGGACAAGAGCGACATCGACCTGCCCAACGACCTGCTGAACGTCCTGGAGGAGGGCGAGTTCGCGATACCCGAGCTGGAGCGGATCGCCGACCGGCTGCCGGACGGCGAGGCGGAGGTGCTCACCGCCGACGGCGTGAAGGTGCGGGTGCGCGACGGGCGGGTGCGCTGCCGCGCCTTCCCGTTCGTCGTGCTCACCAGCAACGGGGAGCGCGACTTCCCGGCCCCGCTGATGCGCCGGTGCATCCACCTGGAGCTGGGGCGCCCCGACCACAACCGGCTCGCCACCTTCGTCCGCGCGCATCTCGGTGACGAGGCGGCCCGCGCGGGGGACGATCTGATCACGCGGTTCCTGGAGCGGTCACGCAGTGAACTCCTCGCCGCGGACCAGCTGTTGAACGCGATCTACCTCACCGACGCGGCCGCGCCGCCCAGTCGTGACCGGCTGGCCGACCTGCTCATCCAGCGACTCGACCGCCCGAGGTGA
- a CDS encoding SAV_2336 N-terminal domain-related protein: MPDAAARHGPVPPDDHHRHDHHRDDQDHHGDPSASPPPTSASTPAPNPATAPAPDEGDPLAELVARLRGVGLDPDVEQLCDALWLARWTRPADVSEAEEPPTAAEGRPAFRPDGGQGGGQDPGGRGERPERPEPPPQEVGADGRVSLYPVPQDGVPRARGAGRAAALPVGVPAAPALPAPLELQRALRRLQRYRSPAPPLRMRLDETATAERSAQAGGLIMPVHRAVVRGDARLQLVLDASSSMRVWDRLFLELEQVFSQLGAFSDIKVSHLHQGPDGAPAVSRSPDVYAAPLHSTDRLSDPTGRRIVLFVSDCAGPLWHSGQAHRLLHHLSRQGPVAVLQPLPQRLWNRTRLPVVFCELSRGETLGGAAALRVRTPSGVPAEAHRGALPVPVLPPEPVALGAWARLLSGAGAGPVPGAVGWVRADQPPAPAGRADRRRTPFERVSRFSSSASPAAGRLAVYLAAAPLCLPVMQLVQRTMLPDSGPSELAEVLVGGLLTRESEEYADDGAQWYRIDADVRDALLSRLGRDEAMLVLKHCSEYIEQRFGKGGPNFPALALAQLGDGGAGRPYTPATGAAGRADRADHGDNGGNGEEAPVPQPFAEVAARVLRRFMPLPEQFETPGGRTGQGRSEERPTHQAVRRARTLIERFDREGMIQDAIDAVQLLRGATEHERPAGADPELWAEYAQCTLRLWEVQGGDDLLQEAEAAAERAAAHPRRLHERAVLARVLHAAATDRRRRADPAGALDLLRRADREYAVACAAPDLDHHQALGLTLERVRALEAQWRLGGDSALLQGAVGMLEAFADVWPDRRQRPPELPLEHGRVLLRLSGATADPVQARLYAEQSAQSLRTALDTGEAPDTAESARARVRVLLDLVDALLRAGGPLDDAQARVDEALALVREQGRRAALLARAGRIAVARHRESGDAAELETAADRFAQAAQRMSRDAPAHADVLAEWGEALLRLAGLQSGARGQGTLSRAIRVLRDCRMETPAGSAQVAHRLLLLGRALMLRYRGRGDRVDLREAEHLFGLAADDAADPLLASRCRLELGQVQFEAYRSLRRPARLDLAVDAFRDAAESAREAEGAAPTERRRHEAVRTGAQAHHWRGMSYEAASRPRAAREAYRAARTEWSRLPEGGLVADGPTAAETAERLAELERVT, translated from the coding sequence ATGCCCGACGCAGCGGCCCGCCACGGCCCCGTCCCGCCCGACGACCACCACCGTCACGACCATCACCGTGACGATCAGGACCACCACGGCGATCCCTCGGCCTCCCCGCCCCCGACCTCGGCATCGACCCCGGCACCGAACCCCGCCACGGCCCCGGCCCCCGACGAGGGCGACCCTCTCGCCGAACTGGTCGCGCGACTGCGCGGGGTGGGGCTCGATCCGGACGTGGAGCAGTTGTGCGACGCGCTGTGGCTGGCGCGGTGGACCCGGCCGGCGGACGTCTCCGAAGCGGAGGAGCCGCCGACCGCGGCCGAAGGCCGGCCCGCGTTCCGGCCCGACGGCGGCCAGGGCGGGGGCCAGGACCCAGGGGGGCGGGGGGAGCGGCCCGAGCGGCCGGAGCCGCCGCCGCAGGAGGTGGGCGCCGACGGACGGGTGAGCCTGTACCCGGTGCCTCAGGACGGAGTCCCGCGCGCCCGTGGCGCGGGCCGGGCCGCCGCGCTGCCGGTGGGCGTGCCCGCCGCCCCCGCGCTGCCCGCCCCGCTGGAACTCCAGCGCGCGCTGCGGCGGTTGCAGCGCTACCGGAGCCCGGCGCCGCCGCTGCGCATGCGGCTCGACGAGACGGCGACGGCGGAGCGCAGCGCACAGGCGGGCGGTCTGATCATGCCCGTCCACCGCGCCGTGGTCCGGGGCGACGCCCGGCTCCAACTGGTCCTGGACGCCTCGTCGTCGATGCGGGTCTGGGACCGGCTCTTCCTCGAACTGGAGCAGGTCTTCAGCCAGTTGGGGGCCTTCTCGGACATCAAGGTCAGCCATCTGCACCAGGGGCCGGACGGCGCCCCCGCGGTCAGCCGCAGCCCCGACGTGTACGCGGCGCCGCTGCACTCCACGGACCGGCTCAGCGACCCCACCGGCCGCCGGATCGTGCTCTTCGTGAGCGACTGCGCGGGCCCGCTGTGGCACAGCGGACAGGCGCACCGGCTGCTGCACCACCTCTCCCGGCAGGGCCCGGTCGCCGTGCTCCAGCCGCTTCCGCAGCGCCTGTGGAACCGCACCCGACTGCCCGTGGTCTTCTGCGAGTTGAGCCGCGGCGAGACGCTGGGCGGGGCTGCCGCGCTGCGGGTGCGCACCCCCTCCGGCGTTCCGGCGGAGGCCCACCGCGGGGCGCTGCCGGTGCCGGTGCTGCCGCCCGAGCCGGTGGCCCTCGGCGCCTGGGCCAGGCTGCTGTCCGGGGCCGGCGCGGGGCCGGTGCCGGGCGCCGTGGGCTGGGTGCGCGCCGACCAGCCGCCCGCCCCCGCAGGGCGCGCCGACCGGCGTCGCACCCCGTTCGAGCGGGTCAGCAGGTTCAGCTCCAGCGCCTCCCCGGCCGCCGGACGGCTCGCCGTGTACCTGGCCGCCGCGCCCCTGTGCCTGCCGGTCATGCAGCTCGTCCAGCGCACGATGCTGCCCGACTCGGGACCGTCGGAGCTCGCGGAGGTGCTGGTCGGCGGCCTGCTCACCCGCGAGTCGGAGGAGTACGCCGACGACGGCGCCCAGTGGTACCGCATCGATGCGGACGTGCGCGACGCCCTGCTGTCCCGGCTCGGCCGCGACGAGGCCATGCTGGTGCTCAAGCACTGCTCGGAGTACATCGAGCAGCGGTTCGGCAAGGGCGGCCCCAACTTTCCGGCGCTGGCCCTCGCCCAGCTCGGCGACGGCGGCGCCGGCCGCCCCTACACGCCCGCCACCGGCGCCGCGGGCCGCGCCGACCGGGCCGATCACGGGGACAACGGCGGCAACGGCGAGGAGGCGCCCGTGCCGCAGCCCTTCGCCGAGGTCGCCGCGCGCGTGCTGCGGCGGTTCATGCCGCTGCCCGAGCAGTTCGAGACGCCCGGCGGCCGCACCGGGCAGGGGCGTTCCGAGGAGCGGCCGACGCACCAGGCGGTCCGCCGGGCCCGCACGCTGATCGAGCGCTTCGACCGCGAGGGCATGATCCAGGACGCCATCGACGCGGTGCAGTTGCTGCGCGGCGCCACCGAGCACGAGCGACCCGCCGGGGCGGACCCCGAACTGTGGGCCGAGTACGCGCAGTGCACGCTGCGCCTGTGGGAGGTGCAGGGCGGCGACGACCTGCTGCAGGAGGCGGAGGCGGCCGCGGAGCGCGCCGCGGCTCACCCGAGGCGGCTGCACGAACGGGCCGTCCTGGCGCGCGTGCTGCACGCCGCGGCGACCGACCGCAGACGCCGCGCCGACCCGGCCGGCGCCCTTGACCTGCTGCGCCGCGCCGACCGCGAGTACGCCGTCGCCTGCGCGGCACCCGACCTCGACCACCACCAGGCCCTCGGACTCACCCTGGAGCGGGTGCGGGCCCTGGAGGCGCAGTGGCGGCTCGGCGGGGACAGCGCGCTGCTGCAGGGCGCCGTCGGCATGCTGGAGGCCTTCGCCGACGTCTGGCCCGACCGCCGGCAGCGGCCGCCCGAACTCCCCCTGGAGCACGGCCGTGTCCTGCTGCGCCTCTCCGGCGCCACCGCCGACCCCGTGCAGGCCCGCCTCTACGCCGAGCAGAGCGCGCAGTCGCTGCGCACCGCCCTCGACACCGGGGAGGCGCCCGACACCGCGGAGTCGGCACGGGCGCGGGTGCGCGTCCTGCTCGACCTGGTAGACGCGCTGCTCCGGGCGGGCGGTCCGCTGGACGACGCCCAGGCCCGCGTCGACGAGGCCCTCGCCCTGGTCCGCGAACAGGGCCGGCGGGCGGCGCTGCTGGCGCGGGCCGGCCGGATCGCGGTCGCCCGCCACCGGGAGTCGGGCGACGCGGCGGAGCTGGAGACGGCCGCCGACCGCTTCGCGCAGGCCGCCCAGCGCATGTCCCGCGACGCGCCCGCGCACGCCGATGTCCTCGCCGAGTGGGGCGAGGCGCTGCTGCGGCTGGCCGGACTGCAGTCCGGGGCGCGGGGCCAGGGCACGCTCTCCCGGGCGATCCGCGTGCTGCGGGACTGCCGGATGGAGACCCCGGCGGGCAGTGCGCAGGTCGCCCACCGGCTGCTGCTGCTCGGCCGTGCGCTGATGCTGCGCTACCGGGGCCGCGGGGACCGCGTCGACCTGCGCGAGGCCGAGCACCTCTTCGGACTCGCCGCCGACGACGCGGCGGACCCGCTGCTGGCCTCCCGGTGCCGTCTGGAACTCGGCCAGGTCCAGTTCGAGGCCTACCGCAGCCTGCGCCGCCCGGCCCGCCTCGACCTGGCGGTCGACGCCTTCCGCGACGCGGCGGAGTCGGCCCGGGAGGCCGAGGGGGCGGCCCCCACGGAACGCCGACGACACGAGGCCGTCCGGACGGGTGCGCAGGCGCACCACTGGCGGGGTATGTCCTATGAGGCGGCCTCGCGGCCGAGGGCCGCCCGGGAGGCCTACCGGGCCGCCCGGACGGAGTGGTCGCGGCTGCCGGAGGGCGGCCTGGTCGCAGACGGTCCGACGGCCGCCGAAACGGCGGAGCGGCTGGCCGAGCTGGAGCGTGTGACGTGA
- the fxsA gene encoding FxSxx-COOH cyclophane-containing RiPP peptide has product MDVRGESVAGTATRDVGGGEPGAGEPLPDLLALDLAELRTIGHPVLREVVEDLRERAARSSETLWGFDSVL; this is encoded by the coding sequence ATGGACGTACGGGGCGAGTCGGTGGCGGGGACGGCCACGCGCGACGTCGGCGGGGGAGAGCCCGGCGCGGGAGAGCCGCTGCCGGATCTGCTGGCGCTGGACCTCGCGGAGTTGCGGACGATCGGGCATCCGGTGCTGCGTGAGGTGGTGGAGGACCTGCGGGAGCGGGCGGCAAGGTCGAGCGAGACCCTGTGGGGGTTCGACTCCGTGCTCTGA
- a CDS encoding FxsB family cyclophane-forming radical SAM/SPASM peptide maturase translates to MSGQAFRQFIVKMHGRCNLACTYCYLYEGPDRTWRTRPATVAPDVLDRTAARIAEHARAHVLTDLSLVLHGGEPLLAGAETLTRFTDLVRGRVPAGCTVHAVVQTNATLLTARRLAVLADGGIRISVSLDGGRAAHNARRVDHAGRPSWPAAARGALLAAEHAPSAYAGILTVVDATLDPVETYESLLGLRPPALNFLLPHGNWSAPPPHWAGVRHGEWLCAVFDRWWDAGRRETRVRLFEECLALLLGVPSATESLGLAPFDAVVVETDGSIEQTDSLKSAYDGAAHTGLDVFRNTFDDALRHPAVEARQAGTAALAPQCRACPLLTVCGGGHYAHRYRAGHGFRNPSVYCADLQRLIRHIAARLAAHTAVAAAPAGRTAPDAAVAAARTAPAAAPAHVVPAPHHLPAVREGGAP, encoded by the coding sequence GTGTCCGGACAGGCCTTCCGGCAGTTCATCGTGAAGATGCACGGCCGCTGCAACCTCGCCTGCACCTACTGCTACCTCTACGAAGGCCCGGACCGCACCTGGCGCACCCGCCCCGCCACGGTGGCCCCCGACGTCCTCGACCGCACCGCGGCCCGCATCGCCGAGCACGCCCGCGCCCATGTCCTGACGGACCTCTCCCTCGTCCTGCACGGCGGCGAACCCCTGCTGGCCGGCGCCGAGACCCTGACCCGCTTCACCGACCTGGTCCGCGGCCGCGTCCCGGCCGGCTGCACGGTCCACGCCGTCGTCCAGACCAACGCCACCCTGCTCACCGCGCGACGGCTGGCCGTCCTCGCCGACGGCGGCATCCGGATCAGCGTCAGTCTCGACGGAGGTCGCGCCGCGCACAACGCGCGCCGCGTCGACCACGCCGGCCGCCCCTCCTGGCCGGCCGCCGCGCGCGGCGCCCTGCTGGCCGCCGAGCACGCGCCGTCGGCGTACGCCGGCATCCTCACCGTCGTCGACGCCACACTGGACCCCGTGGAGACGTACGAGTCCCTCCTCGGCCTGCGTCCCCCGGCTCTCAACTTCCTGCTGCCGCACGGCAACTGGTCCGCCCCGCCGCCCCACTGGGCCGGCGTCCGGCACGGGGAGTGGCTGTGCGCCGTCTTCGACCGCTGGTGGGACGCGGGCCGGCGGGAGACCCGCGTGCGCCTCTTCGAGGAGTGCCTCGCCCTCCTGCTGGGCGTGCCCTCCGCCACCGAGTCACTGGGCCTCGCGCCCTTCGACGCGGTCGTGGTGGAGACCGACGGATCGATCGAGCAGACGGACTCCCTGAAGTCCGCGTACGACGGCGCCGCGCACACCGGCCTGGACGTCTTCCGGAACACCTTCGACGACGCCCTGCGGCACCCCGCGGTCGAGGCCCGGCAGGCGGGCACGGCGGCCCTCGCACCGCAGTGCCGCGCCTGCCCCCTGCTCACGGTCTGCGGCGGCGGCCACTACGCCCACCGCTACCGGGCCGGACACGGCTTCCGCAACCCGTCGGTGTACTGCGCCGACCTCCAGCGACTGATCCGCCACATCGCCGCCCGGCTCGCCGCGCACACGGCCGTCGCCGCCGCCCCCGCCGGCCGTACCGCCCCTGACGCTGCCGTCGCCGCCGCCCGTACCGCTCCGGCCGCAGCCCCTGCCCACGTCGTCCCCGCGCCGCACCACCTGCCCGCCGTCCGCGAAGGAGGCGCTCCGTGA
- the fxsT gene encoding FxSxx-COOH system tetratricopeptide repeat protein — protein sequence MSGARTPVGATGRGAARQAVTIHFAGFNRAWAAWIGDRLQRRGVRVVYLRWDSPAEVPLVDLLRDLELAEGRILIVVSEWYFQLGPRTQEEWNAALREVVAPDPSRFAAVSVTTASVPAATAVLAPVDLTNMGAEEAERRLLDRLDLPFEPQPDLSDGARRGPRFPAAMPEVWGGVPRRNTRFTGRESLLNDAYHLLQGAEPGAGVVTLHGMSGVGKTQTAAEYVYRFGSEYDVVWWVNAEKRVTYRRLLAELAPKLGLQTGQEYGERLRAVRDSLRRGDPYGRWLLILDGADEPDQIWDLVPTGPGHVIITSRNPEWTEHNSKLLEVPVYARDESVAFIRRRAPRLSEGEADQLADALEDLPLLLDQTAGWLNDSDLSVRQYIALLDGGIDSDVVKVSADFPLAFQTAWSILLNKLRETVPESVDLLRLCTFFAPGFIPVRLLREMSSDELPEQLAGLLNDPLLWNKAINQLRQYSVVRLESHEAVGDEGAGSGESLYLHRMVHQIVHKDMPDADRKEFIDVVRLALAAADPRRPTDPDLWPGYAEIVPHLKYADVLQTQEPTVQRLVFNCLRYMYFSGEYVAGIKLGERAMKAWRELLGPTHPRIWELTYHYTNLLRAVGDYAATEALSRAASEHLKAERGPQDLEHLRAAAGLAADLRGLGRYDEALELSQWVLVAYRDLLGDQDSRSLNSLNNLAVSLRLLGRYPEALEHDRRTMESRRLLLRARHPWTLGSEISYAIDLRLLGRYAEAESIQAKNVREIRLVMGPDNPQTLKAEHNLALCRYRLGERDRGRDRGAEREEPGELLSSVLERGERVLGETHPLTLIFATAQSCYAREHGDIDRARELSEAVVARYEVMLGDEHPFVAGARANQALILRNVGEREAGHVLLEQALAAMTDAVGEHHPWTLGCALNASALRNIVGDTESAAELSHDTVGRAVETLGRTHPLTLSARIAHAADLRGLRDRRQAEKVEQEALSDFDATLGSKHPHTVSARSRNRPYWDFEPQVI from the coding sequence ATGTCTGGAGCTCGTACGCCGGTCGGGGCAACCGGGAGAGGGGCCGCGAGGCAGGCGGTCACGATCCATTTCGCGGGATTCAACCGGGCCTGGGCGGCATGGATCGGAGACCGGCTGCAACGCCGCGGCGTGCGCGTGGTGTACCTGCGCTGGGACTCCCCGGCCGAGGTGCCCCTGGTCGATCTGCTGCGCGACCTGGAACTCGCCGAGGGCCGCATCCTCATCGTCGTCAGCGAGTGGTACTTCCAGCTCGGTCCCCGTACACAGGAGGAGTGGAACGCGGCACTGCGCGAGGTCGTCGCCCCCGACCCGTCCCGGTTCGCCGCCGTCTCCGTGACGACGGCCTCCGTACCGGCCGCGACCGCCGTCCTCGCCCCCGTCGACCTGACCAACATGGGCGCCGAGGAGGCCGAGCGCCGCCTGCTCGACCGGCTCGACCTGCCCTTCGAGCCGCAGCCCGACCTCTCCGACGGCGCCCGCCGCGGCCCCCGCTTCCCGGCGGCGATGCCCGAGGTCTGGGGCGGGGTGCCGCGCCGCAACACCCGCTTCACCGGCCGCGAGTCGCTGCTCAACGACGCCTACCACCTGCTGCAGGGCGCGGAGCCGGGCGCCGGCGTGGTCACGCTGCACGGCATGTCAGGAGTCGGCAAGACCCAGACCGCCGCCGAGTACGTCTACCGGTTCGGCTCCGAGTACGACGTCGTGTGGTGGGTCAACGCCGAAAAACGCGTCACCTACCGTCGGCTGCTCGCCGAACTCGCCCCGAAACTGGGTCTGCAGACCGGCCAGGAGTACGGCGAACGACTGCGCGCCGTCCGTGACTCGCTGCGCCGCGGCGACCCGTACGGACGATGGCTGCTGATCCTCGACGGAGCCGACGAGCCGGACCAGATCTGGGACCTGGTGCCCACCGGGCCCGGCCACGTCATCATCACCTCCCGCAACCCCGAATGGACCGAGCACAACAGCAAGTTGCTCGAGGTCCCCGTCTACGCCCGCGACGAGTCGGTGGCGTTCATCAGGCGCCGCGCGCCACGGCTGTCCGAGGGGGAGGCCGACCAGCTCGCGGACGCGCTGGAGGACCTGCCGCTGCTGCTGGACCAGACGGCGGGCTGGCTCAACGACTCCGACCTGTCGGTGCGCCAGTACATCGCCCTGCTGGACGGCGGCATCGACAGCGACGTGGTGAAGGTGTCGGCGGACTTCCCGCTCGCCTTCCAGACCGCCTGGTCGATACTGCTGAACAAACTCCGCGAGACCGTCCCCGAGTCCGTGGACCTGCTGCGGCTGTGCACCTTCTTCGCGCCCGGCTTCATCCCCGTCCGGCTGCTGCGCGAGATGTCGAGCGACGAACTGCCCGAACAGCTCGCCGGACTGCTCAACGACCCGCTGCTGTGGAACAAGGCGATCAACCAGCTCCGCCAGTACTCCGTCGTCCGTCTGGAGTCCCACGAGGCGGTCGGCGACGAGGGGGCCGGCTCCGGGGAGTCGCTGTACCTGCACCGTATGGTCCACCAGATCGTGCACAAGGACATGCCGGACGCCGACCGCAAGGAGTTCATCGACGTCGTCCGGCTGGCCCTCGCCGCGGCCGACCCGCGCAGGCCCACCGACCCCGACCTGTGGCCCGGATACGCCGAGATCGTGCCGCACCTGAAGTACGCCGACGTGCTGCAGACCCAGGAACCGACCGTCCAGCGCCTGGTCTTCAACTGCCTGCGCTACATGTACTTCTCCGGCGAGTACGTCGCCGGCATCAAACTCGGCGAACGCGCCATGAAGGCCTGGCGCGAACTGCTCGGCCCGACGCACCCCCGGATCTGGGAGCTGACCTACCACTACACCAACCTGCTGCGGGCCGTCGGCGACTACGCCGCCACCGAGGCCCTCAGCCGGGCCGCCTCCGAACACCTGAAGGCGGAGCGCGGCCCGCAGGACCTGGAGCATCTGCGGGCCGCCGCCGGCCTCGCCGCCGACCTGCGCGGCCTCGGCCGCTACGACGAGGCGCTGGAACTCTCCCAGTGGGTCCTGGTGGCCTACCGAGACCTGCTGGGCGACCAGGACTCGCGCAGCCTCAACTCGCTCAACAACCTCGCCGTCTCCCTGCGGCTGCTCGGCCGCTACCCGGAGGCCCTGGAGCACGACCGGCGGACCATGGAATCCCGCCGCCTGCTTCTGCGGGCCCGCCATCCGTGGACCCTCGGCTCCGAGATCTCCTACGCCATCGACCTGCGGCTGCTCGGCCGCTACGCCGAGGCCGAGTCCATCCAGGCCAAGAACGTGCGCGAGATCCGGCTCGTGATGGGCCCCGACAACCCCCAGACCCTCAAGGCCGAGCACAACCTCGCGCTGTGCCGCTACCGCCTGGGCGAGCGGGACCGGGGCCGCGACCGCGGCGCCGAACGCGAGGAGCCCGGGGAGCTGCTCTCCAGCGTGCTGGAGCGCGGCGAGCGGGTGCTCGGCGAGACGCATCCGCTGACCCTGATCTTCGCGACGGCCCAGAGCTGCTATGCCCGCGAGCACGGGGACATCGACCGGGCCCGCGAGCTCAGCGAGGCCGTCGTCGCGCGGTACGAGGTGATGCTGGGCGACGAGCATCCGTTCGTCGCCGGGGCCCGCGCCAACCAGGCGCTGATCCTGCGCAACGTCGGCGAGCGGGAGGCGGGCCACGTCCTCCTCGAGCAGGCGCTGGCCGCGATGACCGACGCCGTGGGGGAGCACCATCCCTGGACGCTGGGCTGCGCCCTGAACGCCTCCGCCCTGCGCAACATCGTCGGCGACACCGAGAGCGCCGCCGAGCTCAGCCACGACACGGTCGGCCGGGCCGTCGAGACGCTCGGGCGCACCCACCCGCTGACCCTGTCGGCGCGTATCGCGCACGCGGCCGACCTGCGCGGACTGCGGGACCGGCGGCAGGCGGAGAAGGTCGAACAGGAGGCCCTGTCGGACTTCGACGCGACACTGGGCAGCAAGCATCCGCACACCGTCTCGGCCCGCTCCCGCAACCGGCCCTACTGGGACTTCGAACCCCAGGTCATCTGA
- a CDS encoding HEXXH motif-containing putative peptide modification protein — protein sequence MRSAVPERGLVELGRTRGGPDTLALLARDQDTRRLLLLRAVLDAADAADPAVCSTARKARLREDWALLTEADRSRPPAIRPRPPGAPDGPRPPADHPHPSRAAHPPARACLFHPLTGPWALSCLRGLDERGGPADEHRARRLRQDLAHFSALAAVAAARAGIPFTVRLTARAGVLALPSLGALHTATGADAPVDVAHRAGRLTLRRPDAPDVVVHLESGIGAWSAALAWTPVRTLPGLLPAAAPLPLDDVDPYRTAPGPGHRGLSGPAVLDDTDHKRWLQAWSGTEAALRSGGAHRVAEAVALLRCLVPLESPPGADGRDTCSATRHEAFGALLASPPQDAVALAATLVHELHHAKLAALGDLVTLHHAGPEARYFAPWKTGPRPYDALLQGVYSHLALADYFQHRALVAAPPDAVYAWSRHARYRAQVKAALPALVGSPDLTVRGRRFVDEMAAAYERMAEHPAPRSHTARAEAYVKAARALWTQRHTPALPRPKE from the coding sequence ATCCGGTCCGCGGTCCCGGAACGCGGGCTCGTGGAGCTCGGCCGCACCCGAGGGGGCCCCGACACGCTGGCGCTCCTGGCGCGCGACCAGGACACCCGGCGGCTGCTCCTCCTGCGCGCCGTCCTCGACGCGGCCGACGCGGCGGACCCGGCGGTCTGCTCCACGGCACGCAAGGCACGGCTGCGCGAGGACTGGGCCCTGCTCACCGAGGCCGACCGGTCCCGCCCGCCCGCGATCCGCCCCCGCCCGCCCGGCGCGCCCGACGGCCCCCGCCCGCCGGCAGATCACCCCCACCCTTCCCGCGCCGCGCACCCGCCCGCCCGCGCCTGCCTCTTCCACCCGCTGACCGGCCCCTGGGCGTTGAGCTGTCTGCGCGGGCTCGACGAGCGCGGCGGCCCCGCGGACGAACACCGGGCCCGCCGGCTGCGCCAGGACCTGGCCCACTTCAGCGCCCTCGCCGCGGTGGCCGCCGCCCGCGCCGGCATCCCCTTCACCGTGCGGCTCACCGCCCGCGCCGGAGTGCTCGCCCTGCCCTCCCTCGGCGCGCTGCACACGGCCACCGGCGCGGACGCCCCCGTCGACGTAGCCCACCGCGCCGGGCGGCTGACGCTTCGCCGGCCCGACGCGCCGGACGTCGTCGTCCACCTGGAGAGCGGCATCGGCGCCTGGTCCGCCGCCCTCGCCTGGACGCCCGTGCGCACCCTGCCCGGCCTGCTGCCCGCTGCCGCACCCCTGCCGCTGGACGACGTGGACCCGTACCGGACCGCGCCCGGGCCCGGCCACCGCGGCCTCAGCGGACCGGCCGTACTCGACGACACGGACCACAAACGCTGGCTGCAGGCCTGGTCGGGCACCGAGGCGGCCCTGCGCTCCGGCGGCGCGCACCGGGTGGCCGAGGCGGTGGCGCTGCTGCGCTGCCTGGTCCCGCTGGAGAGCCCGCCGGGCGCCGACGGGCGCGACACCTGCAGCGCGACCCGGCACGAGGCGTTCGGCGCCCTGCTCGCCAGTCCCCCGCAGGACGCCGTCGCCCTCGCCGCCACCCTCGTCCACGAACTCCACCACGCCAAACTCGCCGCCCTGGGCGATCTGGTGACGCTCCATCACGCCGGTCCCGAGGCCCGCTACTTCGCCCCCTGGAAGACGGGCCCCCGGCCGTACGACGCCCTGCTGCAGGGGGTGTACTCCCATCTGGCCCTCGCCGACTACTTCCAGCACCGGGCGCTCGTCGCCGCGCCGCCCGACGCCGTGTACGCGTGGTCCCGGCACGCCCGCTACCGCGCCCAGGTGAAAGCGGCGCTGCCGGCGCTCGTCGGCTCGCCCGACCTCACCGTCCGCGGACGCCGGTTCGTCGACGAGATGGCCGCCGCCTACGAACGCATGGCCGAACATCCGGCGCCCCGCAGCCACACCGCCCGGGCCGAGGCCTACGTGAAGGCCGCGCGCGCTTTGTGGACACAGCGTCATACTCCGGCGCTGCCACGCCCGAAAGAATGA